The Geoalkalibacter ferrihydriticus DSM 17813 DNA segment AAACACCGAATGATCGAATTCGCGGTTGACGCGCGACTCGTAAGCCAGGAGCCGTTTCTGCTCCAGGCCATAGACGATGTTCATGGGAAATTTGGCGTCCTGGGCATATTGCCCCCATTTGTCCGAGTCCACGTCGCAAAAATCCATGATGAGTCTGGGGCGGCGCTCCTTGCTCCACACATCGGATCGATACACATATTCCGCCATGGGACCGGAGAAGCAGACGATGGCGTCAAAGGTTTGCGCTTGTGCCCAGGCATCGATCTGCTGCTGCAGATTTGAAGAATAAAAATAGGGCAAACTCAATGGCTTGCCGATCAACATCTGAGAAACGGCTTTAACTTTTTGCACGGGTGGATTGATCTGCACAAAGGCTAAATCAACGCAGTATTCGCGCAATGCGTCGACGTGCTGCATGTCCGCCGGGTCATCGACCAGGAAGGCGAGGTGTAGATCGTGGTGTTCAGCGAGATATTTGACCTCGTTGAACGAGCGGATCTTGTCACCTTTGTTGGGCGGATAGGGAATGCGATGACAGATGTATAAAATCTTCAAAAGCTAAAATCCTTAGAGCATTTCTCACCGCAGAGAACGCGAAGGGCGCCGAGAGAACCACTCTCAAAGTTTTTTTCTCTGCGCTCTTTGCGACCTCAGCGGTGAATGTGTTTCTAAGCCAAATACTTCGCCAACGGCGGTCCAACGATCTTCGTCAACCCGAATGGCATCTTGCGCCACATCTCGATTTTTTTCTGGTACTTCGGGTTGGTGGGGCTCAGGTTCGGCATTTCTTTTTGTCCGACCAGCAGATACTGGTACGCCAGGGGCTTGGGCTCGAAACCCCAGTGCTTTTTGAAGCTGTAAGAGCCGGTATCGACTTTGCTGCGGCCGTAGTCGAACACCTGGTAACCTGCTTCACAGCCGCGGCGCATGAGTTCCCAGTACATGAAGTCGTTGGGGCCCAGGGCGCGGGCTTCGAAGAGCGAACCGGCGTAGTAAGGCATAACGCGGTCTTTGAAGAAAAAGCACAACACTGCGGCAATCGGCTTGCCTTGAGGACTGAGCACCACCAGAAGGTCGGATTTGTCGCCGAACACCTCCAGGAATTTGCCGAAAAATCGGCGCGGAAAAATCGGCGTGCCGAGATTGTGATAGCTGCGCGCCATCATCTCGTAAAAAATCGGCAGCAGGTGGTGTCCGGTTTCGGCGCTGAGGCCGCTTTTAAGGGCCTTGCGCACGACGGCGCGGGATTTGCGCGGAATAGCGAGCAGATTGACTTCGGGATCGGGGTCGATGGCTTTGCTGAAGTTGACGTAGAGATCCTTGGTCGGCAGATCGGCCAGTCCTTGGGTGTTCTTGAGTTCGACATAGTCGACGCCGAATTCCCGCGCCACTTCCCCTGCCCTGGCCAGCAGCGCCACGGCGATTTCGGTGCTGTCGGCCACCGGGCCGCCGAGTTCGGCAAAAGGCACCGAAACCAAGGAGTCGCCAAACAGGCGGCTCTTAATGCGCACCAAGGGCAGCACCCCGACAATGCGCGGACGACCGCCGTTGCTAGGTGCCTCTTCAGCGAGAAGGTAACAGCTCGGATGGCCGAAACTCTCGTCGACGACGCGCTTCCATTGGGTGAGATGAAAGATCGTGCCCTCCGGGTGAGACATGATGTAGTCGTCCCAGGCGTTGGCGTCGTTTTGTTGGAAACTGCGAATGCGCATAAAAACCTTTTACAATCGGTACCAAAACCACTTGACAGGATTTACGGGATTCACAGGATTAAAACCCAAGGAAAAACCGGGTTAAGGATTTAAAAAAACCTGTCAATCCTGTTAATCCTGTCGTTTTTTTGTATTTTCAATTGATCTCAAAAACCTCACGGATCGGCGCGAAGCGAAAATCCTTGAGCAGTTGTACGAACCGCCTTTCCGTCCGGTCGAGGTTGAGATAATGACGGAAATTGCTTTTCCACCCGGCCCCGTGCATACGTGGTTGCGCGGGATCGAGTTCCCAGGGGTGGAGGTAGAACACAAAGGGTTTCTCTTCCCCCCGGTTGATGCTGTTGAGCCCCCAGCGGGTGACGGCGTAGGGGAACAGGCGAAAGTAGCCGCCGCCTGCGATGGGGATGTTGCGCCCACCGACACGCACCGTGGACACGGGGATGGAGCGCAGGGCGGTACACTGCGGCGTCGCACTCGGCAGCGGGCACCAGGCGCCCTCGGTATTTTTGACCGCCATGCAGTCAAAACGCGGCCAGTGCGGCATGCCGTAAAAATCATGCTTTACGGGACAGATGCTTGAATCGTAAAGGTAACCGGCACCATACAGCTCATCGAAGGCCCAGGGTGTGCGCTCGGAAATGGAATAACTCGGGGCGCGGTAGCCAGTGACCGCTTGCCCACATAAATCTTCAAGCAGGTCCTTGCTGCGGCGAATGTCCTCACGAAAGGCCTCGGGCTCGAGAAAACAGATGCGCTGATGGCCGAACCCGTGGCTGGCGACTTCATGGCCCGCGGCGGTGATACGGCGCACCAAGTCGGGACAGCGCTCGGCGACCCAACCGAGAATGAAAAAGGTCGCACGCACGTTTCCGGCGGCCTCGAGGATGTCAAGCACACGCTCGGTATTGGCTGCAACGCGCCATTCGCGGGAATCCCAAGTGTCGGGCGGACTGACCCGCTCAAAGGCGGAGACCTGGAAATAGTCCTCTACATCGATGCTGAGAGCATTCAGGGTCATCCGAAAATCCGCTTGAGAAGACCCGGCTGGGGCCGCGGCGGCGCGGCCGATTGCACGCTGGGCACCGGACGGTTCTTGTACACCTTGAACTGCACTTTCAGTCCTTCAATGTCGTCCTGCAATTGTTGGATGGTTGTGTAGATCAGGCTGAGATCACTGGAAAATCCCTCGAAGGTGGAAGCGAGATAGGGATTGTTCTCGTCCAGCACGGCAGTCTCTCGGGGCGCCCCTTGTCCATTTTGAATTTTTTCTTCCAGGCTCTGCATCTGGGCGAGAACTTTTTCCAGTAGATCCATGGCCGGCAGTGCATTCTGCTCGACGACTTTGGGAACCGCGACACGGTCGGCCCAATAGCGATGATCGAAGTCGAGATCGCCGAGGACGTCGCGCGCGAGTTCGAGGTCGAGTTCACAGGTTTCTTCAGCATAGGCGGCGACCAGAAGAAAGTCGCAGATAATGTTGATCAGCCTCGGGATACCCCGGCTGTAGCTATGAATGGCATCGAAGACTTCAGGGCTGGTGGAGACGGCGTCCCGATTGCCCGCCTTTTCCATGCGATGCAGGACATATTCTTCAACTTCGACTCGACTTAACGGCTCAAGGTGGCAGCTGACGCTGATGCGCTGACGCAACTGGCGCAACTCGGGGCGCGCTATGATGGTGCGGATCTCGGGTTGCCCGACCAGAATGATCTGCAGCAGCTTGGCGTTGTCGGTTTCAAGGTTGGAGAGGAGGCGGATTTCCTCCAGGTGATCGGGGCTGAGGTTTTGTGCTTCATCAACGATGAGGATGGGTTGCAGCCCCTTGCTGTATTCGTCGATCAGAAAATTATTAAGATCGCGGATCAGCTCACCCTTGCCTTTGCCCTCGACAGGCAGACCGAAGTCCTCGTTGATGAGAGCGATCAGTTGTTCGGAGTCGACACTGGTATTAAATACGATGGCCAGAGGCGTTTTTTCACGAATGCCGCGCACCAGGTTGCGCACCAGCGTGGTTTTGCCGGAACCCACCTCGCCGCTGAGCAGAATGAAGCCGACCTTTTCCTTGATGCCGTAATCCAGATAGGTCAGAGCCTTCTTGTGCGACTTGCTCGGGAAGAGAAAGTCGGGATTGGGAACGAGTTCGAAGGGTTTGCAGTTGAAGTTGAAAAAATTTTCGTACATTAATCATCCTTTAAATCAGGCAGGACAAGAGGGAGTGCCCTTTGGGGTAAAAGCCTTGACGGGATTTACAGGATTTACAGGATAAAAACCTCATGAAAAATCAGAAGTCCTTGGTAATCCCTGCTCATCTAGTTCATCCTGTCGATGTTTTTGTTTTTTAGGCTTTGTCTTTTTTTACTCCCGCATTCCAGACATCATTTTTAATTTTGTCAAAAAACAAACCGCATCTCCGCCCACACAATGTTGTTGGTGTAGTCGTTAGCGGGGAAATCCGAGTCGTTTTTATTCCAGGTGTGGCCGAGATGAAACCGGCCGATACGCATGTCGCGATACAAGCCCAGGCGTGTGCCGTAGCGATCATAGGTTTCCTGGAATTCACCGGGACCACTACGGTCATAGCGGGTGAACCGAATCAGGTAGCTCAGGCCCATCCTGTTTGTCCAGGGCCATTCGCCTGCGACGGATACTCCGCGTGAATCGTCGGAACGATCCTGGATGAGATAATCGCTCTCGCGGTAGAAAACCGACCAGCGCGACGTAACGCGTGGGGTGAACTCGATGAAAGCAACATAGTTTTTGCTTTCAATGAGACCGTCGCGCACGGAAAAGCTGGTGGTTTCATCGTAGCGGGCACCGACGACTTTTTCGGGGCCGAGCAGGTAGCGAACGCCACCGCCGAAAAGATCGAGGGTCTGGCTGGGCCGTTCGGTGTAATCGACCCAGCCTCTGCCGTAAAAGGTATCAAAGGTCAAACGGTTGGTGGGCGTCCAGACAAGGCTGGCACGTGCATCGGTGCGATCGAATTCCTGATCGGCACCGGGCGCTCCGGCCAGGGCAGTGGCATCAGGCCGATAGAGAGAATGACTGCCGGACAGGGAAGCCTGCACTCGGGGGCTGATCTCTTTCGTCAGCGTCATTCGACCGGTGTGACGTTCATGGTCGATACCGCGATCACTATCGTACCAGACATTTTCATAGACATAATCGGTGCGAAAAGTAAGGGTGCTGGTTGGTTCCAAAATAAAATAGGGATTAACCCGCAAACGGTTGGAGTCCGTCAGGTTGACCAGGTCGCTGTCGATTCCGGAACGGTCCCCCTCATCAATAGTGACCCGCTCATAGACATTGGACACCGAGAGAAAAAGCATGTTCCGATAAATTCGAAAAGTGCTGCCGAGGTCGATCCGCTGAGTTTGGCGCAATGAAGTCTCGTTGCGCTCGTCATGCTCGAGATAAAATCGGAATCTCAGATTGTAATCAAGAGATAGCGTTGCCGGTCGCGTCTCCCAGGTAAGACGCACCCCCGGCATAATCGTGGTGATAAAATCGGATATCTTGTCGTCGGAACTCAGCTCGATATTGTCGTTGTATTCCTGGCGCACCAGCAATTGGGGAGAGATTCGAAAGGCGGCCGAAGCTTCCGCGACGAGAAACAGGCACAGGAGAAAACCTCCGACAAATTTCAAAAAACACCATTTCATCAAAACACCCAACCGGTAGGGGCGCAGCATGCTGCGCCCTCAAATAAAATCATCAGCCGCATGGGCACGGTGCGCCCCTACCCAATCACAACACATCCCACCGCGTGGGCGCATGCATGCTGCGCCCCTACGATTTTTGTGCGTATTTGTAATAGCCGTAATAACCGTAGTAGCCGCTGCCCGTGATGCCGCCATCGATGTCGTTACACACCACGCCGAGAAGGTTGGAACTTTTAAGGGATGCCAAGGCCTCCTTGAGCTTGTCGAAGGGGGTATAGTCCTGCCGCGCGACAAAAACCACCGAATCCACCAGATGGGCGAGAATCTGTCCTTCGGCAAAAGGCAGCAGCGGCGTTGAGTCGACAATGACGAAGCGATCGCTGTAACGGGTCTTGACTTCCTGGAGCAACTTGGCCATGCGCACGGAGGAAAAAACCTCGACGGGATCTTTCACCGGGCGCCCGGCAGGAAGCACCGACAACTTGCCGATGCCGGTCTTGACCAGGACCTCGCCGACGTCGACACCATCAAGAATACAGTCGGCCAGTCCGACGCCGGATTGAAGACCAAGGTAACTCATGATGGTGGGGCGCCGCAGATCGGCTTCGATGAGCAAAACCGTATGGTCATATTCCTGGGCAAGGGTGATGGCCAGATTGAGAGCGGTCACTGTCTTGCCCTCACCGCCGACGGTGCTGGTAACGAGCAATGAATTGCGGCTCTGTTCACTGCGGGTCATTTTAATCAACAGCGATTTGAGCTTGCGGTACTGCTCGGAAATGGGCGAATTGGGGTCGTTGGCGGTCACCAGGCAGGGATTAGCCACAGACGGACGCGGCACCTGCTCAAAAGCTGCATAGTTGGGCACCCCGGTCGGAATAGCCGATGGATTCGACGATGCTTCAACATCCATACGCGGCTGCGGCTCCGAGTGTTCTCCCGCCCGTTTCTGCGCTGCCCTTTCCAGGGCCTTTTCGATACGACTCATGATCTATCCTTGCTATTCATCAGTTTATGAAGCGAACTACTTTTGCAACGACCTGATCCAGGTTGGAATCGACAATGAAGCGATCGATAACCCCCATACCCAAGGCATCGTGGACGAGAAACATTCCAATAACCAGAAACCCGCAGCCGGCGCAGGCGTAACGTGCCATATTGAATTTTTTGGTCCGCGCTTGCTTGACTGGATCGGGAATGGTTGGAATCTCAGCCAAAATGGGTACCCCGAGTTGACGCAGGGCATCGATATCCTTAAAGCGTCCGTCGATCATTTCGAGGAGGACAACCAGAGCTAAACCGGCGCCGAAACCGACGAAGACCCCAAGCAACATGACTTTAAAACGGTCGATGCTGACGGGCGTACGGGGCAGAACCGCGGGGTCGACAATACGGAAATTGGTTGTTTTGTCCGCGACCTCCATTTGCTTGGAAACTTCTGTCACCCCCTGCCGCTCAAGAAGTTGCTCATAGAGCCTGAGATAACTGTTACGCTCACGCTCCAGATCGGCGAGAAGCTTTTTTTCCTCGGGAAATTCACGCAGTTTTGACTGGTTGTCCTGAACAAGTGCATAGAGCTCACGCTCGCGGGCCTCAAGAGCCTGGAATTCGGTTTCGCGTGCATTGAGCCGCATCTTGAGATCGACGTAAATAGGATCGTCCAGCGGATTGAATTCAACCGCATGAGCTACGGGCTCAAACATGGCTTGGTCAGGATTGCTCGCCTCAGCTTCGAGAATGGCCTCGATGCGGGCATCGAGGCGCACGATTTCCGGGTGGCGCTCGTTGTAAACCTGCAGCATTTCCTGCCGGCGCGATTCTAATTGCGAAACGAGAGCATTCCCCCCTGAACCGGTACCGGCAAGAGCAAAAGGATTGCTGGGGTTTTGTGCCGAAAATTCCTGCATCATGTCGAGTTGTCGACGAATGGTGGCCAAGGTTGCCAGCATCTCGTTTTTCTGCATTTTGATTTGCTCAAGACCCTCTTCGGCCCGCCTTATGTTTTCAAGCAGGGCGGCTTCACTGACCGTGGAGTAGATTTCCCGGTCTCGGCGAAACTGGATGACCCGATCTTGCGCGTCGTCAAGGCGTTTTTTGAAAAAGGTAAGCTGCTCGCTGATGAAGCGCCCGGCGCCGAAGGCTTCCTCGCGCTTGGAGGCAACGTTTTCTTCGACGTATGTGCCGACCAGTGCATTGATAAAATCACGTGCGAAAGCCGGATTTTCATCTCGCAGAGAGACAATGAAGAGGTCATTGCCGCGCATGTTGATGCGGGTAGCCCCTTGATATTTCCGGATCAACCCTTCGAATTGCTCCGGGGTGGTAAGGTCGGCATCCAACTTTCGCAGGGTGCGCGAGATCAGGTCACGACTCAGCATATAATGTCGGAGCACCCGAATACGATCATCCATGGACGGAGCAATAGTGATGCCCCTGAGCAGGCTGTCGATCATGTTGCGCTCGATAAAAACCGTCGTCGATGCTTCATACTTTTTGGTCATAAAAAAGCTGCCGGACGCGATAACCGACATGACCAGAAGCGACGTAAACAAAAAGACAAATCGCCTCTTGTAGGCGAGAATCAGATATTTTTTGACTTGC contains these protein-coding regions:
- a CDS encoding FemAB family XrtA/PEP-CTERM system-associated protein, which gives rise to MRIRSFQQNDANAWDDYIMSHPEGTIFHLTQWKRVVDESFGHPSCYLLAEEAPSNGGRPRIVGVLPLVRIKSRLFGDSLVSVPFAELGGPVADSTEIAVALLARAGEVAREFGVDYVELKNTQGLADLPTKDLYVNFSKAIDPDPEVNLLAIPRKSRAVVRKALKSGLSAETGHHLLPIFYEMMARSYHNLGTPIFPRRFFGKFLEVFGDKSDLLVVLSPQGKPIAAVLCFFFKDRVMPYYAGSLFEARALGPNDFMYWELMRRGCEAGYQVFDYGRSKVDTGSYSFKKHWGFEPKPLAYQYLLVGQKEMPNLSPTNPKYQKKIEMWRKMPFGLTKIVGPPLAKYLA
- a CDS encoding XrtA system polysaccharide deacetylase: MTLNALSIDVEDYFQVSAFERVSPPDTWDSREWRVAANTERVLDILEAAGNVRATFFILGWVAERCPDLVRRITAAGHEVASHGFGHQRICFLEPEAFREDIRRSKDLLEDLCGQAVTGYRAPSYSISERTPWAFDELYGAGYLYDSSICPVKHDFYGMPHWPRFDCMAVKNTEGAWCPLPSATPQCTALRSIPVSTVRVGGRNIPIAGGGYFRLFPYAVTRWGLNSINRGEEKPFVFYLHPWELDPAQPRMHGAGWKSNFRHYLNLDRTERRFVQLLKDFRFAPIREVFEIN
- a CDS encoding XrtA/PEP-CTERM system-associated ATPase, which produces MYENFFNFNCKPFELVPNPDFLFPSKSHKKALTYLDYGIKEKVGFILLSGEVGSGKTTLVRNLVRGIREKTPLAIVFNTSVDSEQLIALINEDFGLPVEGKGKGELIRDLNNFLIDEYSKGLQPILIVDEAQNLSPDHLEEIRLLSNLETDNAKLLQIILVGQPEIRTIIARPELRQLRQRISVSCHLEPLSRVEVEEYVLHRMEKAGNRDAVSTSPEVFDAIHSYSRGIPRLINIICDFLLVAAYAEETCELDLELARDVLGDLDFDHRYWADRVAVPKVVEQNALPAMDLLEKVLAQMQSLEEKIQNGQGAPRETAVLDENNPYLASTFEGFSSDLSLIYTTIQQLQDDIEGLKVQFKVYKNRPVPSVQSAAPPRPQPGLLKRIFG
- a CDS encoding TIGR03016 family PEP-CTERM system-associated outer membrane protein — protein: MKFVGGFLLCLFLVAEASAAFRISPQLLVRQEYNDNIELSSDDKISDFITTIMPGVRLTWETRPATLSLDYNLRFRFYLEHDERNETSLRQTQRIDLGSTFRIYRNMLFLSVSNVYERVTIDEGDRSGIDSDLVNLTDSNRLRVNPYFILEPTSTLTFRTDYVYENVWYDSDRGIDHERHTGRMTLTKEISPRVQASLSGSHSLYRPDATALAGAPGADQEFDRTDARASLVWTPTNRLTFDTFYGRGWVDYTERPSQTLDLFGGGVRYLLGPEKVVGARYDETTSFSVRDGLIESKNYVAFIEFTPRVTSRWSVFYRESDYLIQDRSDDSRGVSVAGEWPWTNRMGLSYLIRFTRYDRSGPGEFQETYDRYGTRLGLYRDMRIGRFHLGHTWNKNDSDFPANDYTNNIVWAEMRFVF
- a CDS encoding XrtA-associated tyrosine autokinase; the protein is MSRIEKALERAAQKRAGEHSEPQPRMDVEASSNPSAIPTGVPNYAAFEQVPRPSVANPCLVTANDPNSPISEQYRKLKSLLIKMTRSEQSRNSLLVTSTVGGEGKTVTALNLAITLAQEYDHTVLLIEADLRRPTIMSYLGLQSGVGLADCILDGVDVGEVLVKTGIGKLSVLPAGRPVKDPVEVFSSVRMAKLLQEVKTRYSDRFVIVDSTPLLPFAEGQILAHLVDSVVFVARQDYTPFDKLKEALASLKSSNLLGVVCNDIDGGITGSGYYGYYGYYKYAQKS
- a CDS encoding XrtA system polysaccharide chain length determinant, giving the protein MDNPLTQVKKYLILAYKRRFVFLFTSLLVMSVIASGSFFMTKKYEASTTVFIERNMIDSLLRGITIAPSMDDRIRVLRHYMLSRDLISRTLRKLDADLTTPEQFEGLIRKYQGATRINMRGNDLFIVSLRDENPAFARDFINALVGTYVEENVASKREEAFGAGRFISEQLTFFKKRLDDAQDRVIQFRRDREIYSTVSEAALLENIRRAEEGLEQIKMQKNEMLATLATIRRQLDMMQEFSAQNPSNPFALAGTGSGGNALVSQLESRRQEMLQVYNERHPEIVRLDARIEAILEAEASNPDQAMFEPVAHAVEFNPLDDPIYVDLKMRLNARETEFQALEARERELYALVQDNQSKLREFPEEKKLLADLERERNSYLRLYEQLLERQGVTEVSKQMEVADKTTNFRIVDPAVLPRTPVSIDRFKVMLLGVFVGFGAGLALVVLLEMIDGRFKDIDALRQLGVPILAEIPTIPDPVKQARTKKFNMARYACAGCGFLVIGMFLVHDALGMGVIDRFIVDSNLDQVVAKVVRFIN